The proteins below come from a single Vidua chalybeata isolate OUT-0048 chromosome 36 unlocalized genomic scaffold, bVidCha1 merged haplotype SUPER_36_unloc_2, whole genome shotgun sequence genomic window:
- the LOC128782724 gene encoding antigen peptide transporter 2-like isoform X1 — MALPSAGLLPGVLLVADALALVLLMPLMPVLVALGAAGVWLEAALRLPVLAAATWLLGPRRPSGATAAAVTVAATPAVFGTFQHLLGPPGAGPGLLVVAAPAWLGVTHAAAALALLAWAAPPAPGGVPETPGNVPKAPGTIWRTLALTWEERKVLGAALLCLMLAIVGEMSGPYVTGMVLDAIGSGDELTAGAVGMVAAAGATSVLFSGCRGSFFMLLKARLCQSLSLRLFSHLVHQDLDFFQQTPAAELLAQFSLEVPRVCVAVPMGANQLLRSLVMALVVGTFMVGLAPGLALLAFLEVPFGIATHRIQSARKRALQRSMMEASARTASGVQESVAAIETIRIFSAEKEEEEQHRWNLAKELRLKEQMDLELAFFTLVHRVLELSIRVLVLFRSHQQLRDRYITPGALVTFLLYQDRIGSHVQVLLYGFNEFFTNAAAGQKIWEYLDREPTGNLGGTREPPELQGHVTFQKVSFAYPGNPERPVLKDVTFEVRSGEVTALAGPNGSGKSTAIALLERLRDPGSGTVLLDGIPLPEYEHQYLHRKVVLVEQDPLLFSGTIRENVVLGLEHCKESELQEAATAAGAMDFIQGLEQSWDTEVGEHGGRLAAGERRRVALARALLRRPAVLILDEALDDGDEGAAQRWVRTGLAQTVLVVSHRPRVLDAADRLVVLERGAVVETGTPAELRERCGAYSRLLLGGSSTGQPEAPGMGSEKGTASGRE; from the exons ATGGCGCTGCCGTCCGCTGGTCTCCTGCCCGGTGTTCTGCTGGTGGCCGATGCCCTGGCACTGGTGTTACTGATGCCGCTGATGCCGGTGCTGGTGGCGCTGGGCGCGGCGGGTGTGTGGCTCGAGGCCGCCCTGCGCTTGCCCGTCCTGGCCGCGGCCACGTGGCTGCTGGGCCCTCGCCGTCCCTCCGGAGCCACCGCGGCCGCCGTCACGGTCGCCGCCACCCCCGCGGTCTTCGGAACATTCCAGCACCTCCTGGGGCCGcccggggctgggccggggctCTTGGTGGTCGCCGCGCCCGCCTGGCTCGGGGTCACCCACGCCGCTGCTGCACTGGCCCTGCTGGCCTGGgccgcgcccccggcccccgGCGGTGTCCCTGAGACCCCCGGCAACGTTCCCAAGGCTCCTGGCACCATCTGGCGCACTCTGGCACTGACCTGGGAGGAGCGGAAAGTCCTtggagctgctctcctctgcctcATGCTGGCGATCGTTG GGGAGATGTCGGGACCATATGTCActgggatggtgctggatgCCATCGGGAGTGGGGATGAACTCACCGCCGGAGCTGTCGGGATGGTGGCGGCTGCTGGAGCCACAAG CGTGCTGTTTTCCGGGTGCCGTGGGTCTTTCTTCATGCTGTTGAAAGCACGTCTCTGTCAGAGCCTGAGCCTCCGGCTCTTTTCCCACCTGGTCCACCAAGACCTGGACTTCTTCCAGCAAACGCCAGCAG ctgagctcttGGCTCAGTTTTCCCTGGAAGTGCCACGGGTGTGCGTGGCAGTACCGATGGGAGCCAACCAGCTGCTCCGAAGCCTGGTTATGGCCCTGGTGGTGGGGACGTTCATGGTGGGGCTGGCACCAGGGCTGGCGCTGCTGGCATTTCTGGAGGTGCCCTTTGGAATCGCCACCCACCGTATCCAGAGTGCTCGGAAACGG GCACTTCAGAGATCCATGATGGAAGCATCCGCCCGGACAGCCTCAGGGGTGCAGGAATCTGTTGCCGCCATCGAGACAATCCGTATATTTTcagcagagaaggaggaggaggagcagcacaggtggAACCTGGCCAAGGAGCTGAGGCTGAAGGAGCAGATGGACCTGGAACTGGCATTCTTCACCCTTGTCCATAGG GTGCTCGAACTGTCCATCCGGGTCCTGGTGCTCTTCCGGAGCCACCAGCAGCTACGTGACAGATACATCACTCCTGGGGCCCTTGTCACCTTCCTGCTGTACCAGGACAGAATTGGCAGCCACGTCCAG gTGCTGCTCTACGGCTTCAATGAATTCTTCACCAATGCGGCTGCTGGACAGAAGATCTGGGAATACCTGGATCGGGAACCCACAGGGAATCTTGGGGGGACACGGGAGCCCCCCGAGCTTCAGGGCCACGTCACTTTTCAGAAGGTCTCCTTTGCATATCCTGGGAATCCAGAGCGTCCTGTGCTGAAG GACGTGACCTTCGAGGTGCGCTCCGGGGAGGTGACAGCACTGGCGGGGCCCAACGGAAGTGGGAAGAGCACGGCCATAGCGCTGCTGGAGCGGCTGCGGGATCCTGGGAGTGGGACGGTGCTGCTGGATGGGATCCCGCTGCCAGAATATGAACACCAGTATCTGCACCGCAag gtggtGCTTGTGGAGCAGGATCCCCTCCTGTTTTCTGGAACGATCCGTGAAAATGtcgtgctggggctggagcactgCAAAGagtcagagctgcaggaggccgccactgctgctggagccatgGACTTCATCCAGGgactggagcagagctgggacactG AGGTGGGGGAGCATGGGGGGCGGCTGGCGGCAGGGGAGCGGCGCCGTGTGGCCCTGGCCCGGGCTCTGCTCCGGCGTCCGGCTGTCCTCATCCTCGACGAGGCACTGGATGACGGAGACGAGGGAGCG GCACAGCGCTGGGTGCGCACTGGGCTGGCCCAGACCGTGCTGGTTGTGTCCCACCGGCCGCGGGTGCTGGATGCGGCCGATCGCCTCGTGGTGCTGGAGCGCGGAGCCGTGGTGGAGACAGGAACACCGGCGGAGCTGCGGGAACGCTGCGGGGCCTACAGCCGCCTGCTCCTTGGAGGAAGCAGCACTGGGCAGCCCGAGGCCCCCGGGATGGGCAGTGAGAAGGGGACTGCATCTGGCAGGGAATAA
- the LOC128782724 gene encoding antigen peptide transporter 2-like isoform X2 — protein sequence MALPSAGLLPGVLLVADALALVLLMPLMPVLVALGAAGVWLEAALRLPVLAAATWLLGPRRPSGATAAAVTVAATPAVFGTFQHLLGPPGAGPGLLVVAAPAWLGVTHAAAALALLAWAAPPAPGGVPETPGNVPKAPGTIWRTLALTWEERKVLGAALLCLMLAIVGEMSGPYVTGMVLDAIGSGDELTAGAVGMVAAAGATSVLFSGCRGSFFMLLKARLCQSLSLRLFSHLVHQDLDFFQQTPAAELLAQFSLEVPRVCVAVPMGANQLLRSLVMALVVGTFMVGLAPGLALLAFLEVPFGIATHRIQSARKRVLELSIRVLVLFRSHQQLRDRYITPGALVTFLLYQDRIGSHVQVLLYGFNEFFTNAAAGQKIWEYLDREPTGNLGGTREPPELQGHVTFQKVSFAYPGNPERPVLKDVTFEVRSGEVTALAGPNGSGKSTAIALLERLRDPGSGTVLLDGIPLPEYEHQYLHRKVVLVEQDPLLFSGTIRENVVLGLEHCKESELQEAATAAGAMDFIQGLEQSWDTEVGEHGGRLAAGERRRVALARALLRRPAVLILDEALDDGDEGAAQRWVRTGLAQTVLVVSHRPRVLDAADRLVVLERGAVVETGTPAELRERCGAYSRLLLGGSSTGQPEAPGMGSEKGTASGRE from the exons ATGGCGCTGCCGTCCGCTGGTCTCCTGCCCGGTGTTCTGCTGGTGGCCGATGCCCTGGCACTGGTGTTACTGATGCCGCTGATGCCGGTGCTGGTGGCGCTGGGCGCGGCGGGTGTGTGGCTCGAGGCCGCCCTGCGCTTGCCCGTCCTGGCCGCGGCCACGTGGCTGCTGGGCCCTCGCCGTCCCTCCGGAGCCACCGCGGCCGCCGTCACGGTCGCCGCCACCCCCGCGGTCTTCGGAACATTCCAGCACCTCCTGGGGCCGcccggggctgggccggggctCTTGGTGGTCGCCGCGCCCGCCTGGCTCGGGGTCACCCACGCCGCTGCTGCACTGGCCCTGCTGGCCTGGgccgcgcccccggcccccgGCGGTGTCCCTGAGACCCCCGGCAACGTTCCCAAGGCTCCTGGCACCATCTGGCGCACTCTGGCACTGACCTGGGAGGAGCGGAAAGTCCTtggagctgctctcctctgcctcATGCTGGCGATCGTTG GGGAGATGTCGGGACCATATGTCActgggatggtgctggatgCCATCGGGAGTGGGGATGAACTCACCGCCGGAGCTGTCGGGATGGTGGCGGCTGCTGGAGCCACAAG CGTGCTGTTTTCCGGGTGCCGTGGGTCTTTCTTCATGCTGTTGAAAGCACGTCTCTGTCAGAGCCTGAGCCTCCGGCTCTTTTCCCACCTGGTCCACCAAGACCTGGACTTCTTCCAGCAAACGCCAGCAG ctgagctcttGGCTCAGTTTTCCCTGGAAGTGCCACGGGTGTGCGTGGCAGTACCGATGGGAGCCAACCAGCTGCTCCGAAGCCTGGTTATGGCCCTGGTGGTGGGGACGTTCATGGTGGGGCTGGCACCAGGGCTGGCGCTGCTGGCATTTCTGGAGGTGCCCTTTGGAATCGCCACCCACCGTATCCAGAGTGCTCGGAAACGG GTGCTCGAACTGTCCATCCGGGTCCTGGTGCTCTTCCGGAGCCACCAGCAGCTACGTGACAGATACATCACTCCTGGGGCCCTTGTCACCTTCCTGCTGTACCAGGACAGAATTGGCAGCCACGTCCAG gTGCTGCTCTACGGCTTCAATGAATTCTTCACCAATGCGGCTGCTGGACAGAAGATCTGGGAATACCTGGATCGGGAACCCACAGGGAATCTTGGGGGGACACGGGAGCCCCCCGAGCTTCAGGGCCACGTCACTTTTCAGAAGGTCTCCTTTGCATATCCTGGGAATCCAGAGCGTCCTGTGCTGAAG GACGTGACCTTCGAGGTGCGCTCCGGGGAGGTGACAGCACTGGCGGGGCCCAACGGAAGTGGGAAGAGCACGGCCATAGCGCTGCTGGAGCGGCTGCGGGATCCTGGGAGTGGGACGGTGCTGCTGGATGGGATCCCGCTGCCAGAATATGAACACCAGTATCTGCACCGCAag gtggtGCTTGTGGAGCAGGATCCCCTCCTGTTTTCTGGAACGATCCGTGAAAATGtcgtgctggggctggagcactgCAAAGagtcagagctgcaggaggccgccactgctgctggagccatgGACTTCATCCAGGgactggagcagagctgggacactG AGGTGGGGGAGCATGGGGGGCGGCTGGCGGCAGGGGAGCGGCGCCGTGTGGCCCTGGCCCGGGCTCTGCTCCGGCGTCCGGCTGTCCTCATCCTCGACGAGGCACTGGATGACGGAGACGAGGGAGCG GCACAGCGCTGGGTGCGCACTGGGCTGGCCCAGACCGTGCTGGTTGTGTCCCACCGGCCGCGGGTGCTGGATGCGGCCGATCGCCTCGTGGTGCTGGAGCGCGGAGCCGTGGTGGAGACAGGAACACCGGCGGAGCTGCGGGAACGCTGCGGGGCCTACAGCCGCCTGCTCCTTGGAGGAAGCAGCACTGGGCAGCCCGAGGCCCCCGGGATGGGCAGTGAGAAGGGGACTGCATCTGGCAGGGAATAA
- the LOC128782726 gene encoding antigen peptide transporter 1-like isoform X2, which produces MLSPPIRRLLTLLGPERGRWTLVGGLMSASALGEVAAPYFTGRVTDRVAQEDATAAVWPLVLVGLGSAITELACDSMAAVALTRARDRLQRGAVAAVLRGDVPGPGGSLGDTPGAVAARVTGDAEAAHSALGDVLVPGLWALARAVSLLAVVAWLSPVLGLLTLLALPLFLLLPRAVGRIQQDLARQVRAAQASTTAVALESLGAMGTVRAFGHEAGVTKRVQQCLAQGHQLEQKEALAYAAGLWASGFPALVLKLALLFLGGRLVSAGTVTRGELVTILMCQLHFTKAVEAMLQYVPILAKAIGSSETLLELLEQARTVTLAGPPSPVTPRGHETTWTRGLCLKDVWMSYPGRPEPVLKGVSLSLRPGEVVAVLAPPGGGKSSLVAAALGLRPLAGGAVLLNGIPLTPRSDPALREQVAGVLQCPSLLSRSLSANITLGWGHKEGTQVMAATRRVGVHAWAKQLPHGYDTEVGPRGMQLSGGQAQGVALARALLRNPQVLVLDEPTRALDPMTRRQVEQELLCPGTGEGPAVLLVTGRVALAQQAPRVALLEGGRLRELGTPGELRTLRWGTAGDTEDGEGDD; this is translated from the exons ATGTTGTCCCCCCCCATACGCCGGCTCCTGACCCTGCTGGGCCCCGAGCGCGGGCGCTGGACGCTGGTGGGAGGGCTGATGTCGGCTTCTGCTCTCG GTGAGGTGGCTGCCCCCTACTTCACGGGCCGTGTCACCGACCGGGTGGCGCAGGAGGACGCAACAGCGGCCGTGTGGCCCCTTGTGCTGGTGGGGCTCGGCAG TGCCATCACCGAGCTGGCCTGTGACAGCATGGCAGCTGTGGCGCTGACACGGGCGCGGGACCGGCTCCAGCGCGGTGCGGTGGCCGCGGTGCTCCGCGGGGACGTGCCCGGGCCGGGGGGCAGCCTGGGGGACACGCCAGGCGCGGTGGCCGCGCGGGTGACAGGGGACGCCGAGGCGGCGCACTCAGCACTGGGCGATGTGCTGGTGCCGGGGCTGTGGGCATTGGCTCgggctgtgtcactgctggccGTGGtggcctggctgtccccagtgctgggccTGCTCAccctcctggcactgcccctcTTCCTGCTGCTACCACGCGCCGTCGGGCGCATCCAACAG gaccTGGCACGGCAGGTGAGGGCAGCGCAGGCCAGCACCACGGCGGTGGCCCTGGAGTCCCTGGGGGCCATGGGGACCGTCCGGGCCTTCGGGCACGAGGCCGGTGTCACCAAGCGTGTCCAGCAGTGCCTCGCCCAGGGACaccagctggagcagaaggaGGCGCTGGCCTACGCGGCCGGGCTCTGGGCCAGCGGG ttTCCTGCACTGGTCCTGAAGCTGGCACTGCTCTTCTTGGGGGGACGCTTGGTGTCTGCGGGGACTGTCACCCGTGGGGAGCTGGTCACCATCCTCATGTGCCAGCTGCACTTCACCAAGGCTGTGGAG gccATGCTCCAGTACGTCCCGATCCTGGCCAAGGCCATTGGCTCCTCTGAGACACTCCTGGAACTGCTGGAGCAGGCCAGGACAGTGACACTCGCAGGGCCACCGTCACCTGTTACCCCCCGGGGCCATGAGACCACATGGACTCGAGGCCTGTGCCTCAAGGATGTCTGGATGTCATACCCGGGGCGGCCCGAGCCAGTCCTCAAG GGGGTGTCGCTGTCGCTGCGCCCGGGGGAGGTTGTGGCGGTGCtggcgccccctggcggcgggAAGAGCTCCCTGGTGGCGGCCGCGCTGGGGCTGCGCCCCCTGGCGGGCGGGGCGGTGCTGCTCAACGGGATTCCCCTGACCCCTCGCTCGGACCCTGCTCTGCGGGAACAG gtggCTGGTGTCCTGCAGTGCCCGTCGCTCTTGTCTCGCTCCCTCAGCGCCAACATCAcgctgggctggggacacaaggaggggacacaggtgatGGCAGCGACGCGGCGGGTGGGGGTGCACGCTTGGGCCAAACAGCTGCCGCACGGCTACGACACAG AGGTGGGCCCACGGGGGATGCAGCTTTCAGGGGGACAGGCACAAGGGGTGGCGCTGGCCAGGGCCCTGCTTAGGAACCCTCAAGTGCTGGTGCTGGATGAGCCCACGCGGGCACTCGACCCCATGACCCGGCGCCAG gtggagcaggagctgctgtgtcccGGGACAGGGGAGGGGCCggcagtgctgctggtgacAGGGCGGGTGGCCCTGGCCCAGCAGGCGCCGAGGGTGGCCCTGCTGGAGGGGGGACGGCTGCGGGAGCTGGGGACCCCCGGGGAGCTAAGGACCCTCCGgtgggggacagcgggggacactgaggatggggagggggaTGACTAG
- the LOC128782726 gene encoding antigen peptide transporter 1-like isoform X1, whose translation MLSPPIRRLLTLLGPERGRWTLVGGLMSASALGEVAAPYFTGRVTDRVAQEDATAAVWPLVLVGLGSAITELACDSMAAVALTRARDRLQRGAVAAVLRGDVPGPGGSLGDTPGAVAARVTGDAEAAHSALGDVLVPGLWALARAVSLLAVVAWLSPVLGLLTLLALPLFLLLPRAVGRIQQDLARQVRAAQASTTAVALESLGAMGTVRAFGHEAGVTKRVQQCLAQGHQLEQKEALAYAAGLWASGFPALVLKLALLFLGGRLVSAGTVTRGELVTILMCQLHFTKAVEAMLQYVPILAKAIGSSETLLELLEQARTVTLAGPPSPVTPRGHETTWTRGLCLKDVWMSYPGRPEPVLKGVSLSLRPGEVVAVLAPPGGGKSSLVAAALGLRPLAGGAVLLNGIPLTPRSDPALREQVAGVLQCPSLLSRSLSANITLGWGHKEGTQVMAATRRVGVHAWAKQLPHGYDTEVGPRGMQLSGGQAQGVALARALLRNPQVLVLDEPTRALDPMTRRQVGHSPVPVSRGPILQVPWVPMSSGSSLTVSPGSPVLMSPICPCVPWVATPHVPLVAAPHVPWGLLGDQIPCVPAPVSLWILCIP comes from the exons ATGTTGTCCCCCCCCATACGCCGGCTCCTGACCCTGCTGGGCCCCGAGCGCGGGCGCTGGACGCTGGTGGGAGGGCTGATGTCGGCTTCTGCTCTCG GTGAGGTGGCTGCCCCCTACTTCACGGGCCGTGTCACCGACCGGGTGGCGCAGGAGGACGCAACAGCGGCCGTGTGGCCCCTTGTGCTGGTGGGGCTCGGCAG TGCCATCACCGAGCTGGCCTGTGACAGCATGGCAGCTGTGGCGCTGACACGGGCGCGGGACCGGCTCCAGCGCGGTGCGGTGGCCGCGGTGCTCCGCGGGGACGTGCCCGGGCCGGGGGGCAGCCTGGGGGACACGCCAGGCGCGGTGGCCGCGCGGGTGACAGGGGACGCCGAGGCGGCGCACTCAGCACTGGGCGATGTGCTGGTGCCGGGGCTGTGGGCATTGGCTCgggctgtgtcactgctggccGTGGtggcctggctgtccccagtgctgggccTGCTCAccctcctggcactgcccctcTTCCTGCTGCTACCACGCGCCGTCGGGCGCATCCAACAG gaccTGGCACGGCAGGTGAGGGCAGCGCAGGCCAGCACCACGGCGGTGGCCCTGGAGTCCCTGGGGGCCATGGGGACCGTCCGGGCCTTCGGGCACGAGGCCGGTGTCACCAAGCGTGTCCAGCAGTGCCTCGCCCAGGGACaccagctggagcagaaggaGGCGCTGGCCTACGCGGCCGGGCTCTGGGCCAGCGGG ttTCCTGCACTGGTCCTGAAGCTGGCACTGCTCTTCTTGGGGGGACGCTTGGTGTCTGCGGGGACTGTCACCCGTGGGGAGCTGGTCACCATCCTCATGTGCCAGCTGCACTTCACCAAGGCTGTGGAG gccATGCTCCAGTACGTCCCGATCCTGGCCAAGGCCATTGGCTCCTCTGAGACACTCCTGGAACTGCTGGAGCAGGCCAGGACAGTGACACTCGCAGGGCCACCGTCACCTGTTACCCCCCGGGGCCATGAGACCACATGGACTCGAGGCCTGTGCCTCAAGGATGTCTGGATGTCATACCCGGGGCGGCCCGAGCCAGTCCTCAAG GGGGTGTCGCTGTCGCTGCGCCCGGGGGAGGTTGTGGCGGTGCtggcgccccctggcggcgggAAGAGCTCCCTGGTGGCGGCCGCGCTGGGGCTGCGCCCCCTGGCGGGCGGGGCGGTGCTGCTCAACGGGATTCCCCTGACCCCTCGCTCGGACCCTGCTCTGCGGGAACAG gtggCTGGTGTCCTGCAGTGCCCGTCGCTCTTGTCTCGCTCCCTCAGCGCCAACATCAcgctgggctggggacacaaggaggggacacaggtgatGGCAGCGACGCGGCGGGTGGGGGTGCACGCTTGGGCCAAACAGCTGCCGCACGGCTACGACACAG AGGTGGGCCCACGGGGGATGCAGCTTTCAGGGGGACAGGCACAAGGGGTGGCGCTGGCCAGGGCCCTGCTTAGGAACCCTCAAGTGCTGGTGCTGGATGAGCCCACGCGGGCACTCGACCCCATGACCCGGCGCCAGGTAGgtcacagccctgtccctgtgtcccgtGGCCCCATCCTCCAGGTCCCCTGGGTCCCCATGTCCTCTGGGTCCTCACTCACTGTGTCCCCTGGGTCCCCAGTCCTCATGTCCCCCATATGCCCTTGTGTCCCCTGGGTTGCCACTCCCCATGTCCCCTTGGTTGCtgccccccatgtcccctgggGTCTCCTAGGTGACCaaattccctgtgtccctgcccctgtgtccCTTTGGATTCTATGTATCCCCTAG